The stretch of DNA AACAAATTACAAAGAGTTTACTGTGATACGAGCGTTATTCGGATCTACGGGAAGAGAAAAATACTTTCATAAAAGCTTTCACCCCCGTCGCAACCGCGAGAGCATTTCTGAGCGTTTTGAAAACGGGAAGACGAACAGCGGCGCGTAGGATATTTTCTACATCCAATACAATGCTCATGAGCCCCTGAATGCGTCTGGCTACAAGCGACAGCCCCTCAATCTGTTCATTGACCGTATGGGTCGCTTTGTTGATATTCGCGGTAATTTCTTCCAGATTCTTGAGGATACCGGGCAGACTTTCATTGAGCATGTGCAGGGTTTCGGTAATACCCTTTGCGGTCCGCCAGATCTGCAACAGAAAGGGGATGGACAATACAGCGATGAGGAGAAATACGATGCTTAAAATAGCCACACTGATTTCGAGAAACATTGATATCCCCCTCTTTTTTTAGCTAAGGCGCTTTTCATGATTACGCCTTCTCTTTTTCTTCCTTAAAGGCTTCAACACCCGCATCTATCGCTTTCTTCAGGCGGCCTTTCGTGTCGAGCAGTGTGTCTTTTCCTCGTTCAGCCAGCCCTTCAACCTTTTCCTCCATTTCTCCTACTTTCTCCTTCGCGGAAGATTCCAGTTGTTTCAAGCGGCTAACGGCAGCATCGTAAGCTTTTTTACTTTTTTCCAGAGCCTGCTCGTATTCCTCCTTGGCCTTTTCCATCAATTCCTCTGCTTTCCTGCTGATGTCCTCCCGCGTTTCCTTACCGCTTTTCGGCGCATAGAGAATCCCGATAACGGCGCCAATCAATCCCCCAACAAGCAAACCTTTAATGAAATCATCGACTCTATTCGACATTTTTTCACCTCCTGATTTTATTAAAAATCCCTCAATTCCAGCCAGATGATTAAGTGGCCGGACTAATTTGTCTTCGAAACAGCAATAAACACTGAATAGTGAGTCTACTTAATACTATAGTAGGTTTATACAGATTTACATGAAAACATGCAACCCCAAAATGAATGGGTAAAGAATTTTTCATTATTGAGTAGTTCAAAGATTTCTCTGATTGTAACGCCTTCGTGAATATGCTATCAAAATCCGATTTTAGTTCAAAACCCTTTAGGATAGAATATGAAAAAAACGTCTTGCCAGGCTGAAGCAGCTCTGAAGAGGCTTCTGGAAATTATTCAAACATTGAGATCTCCCGACGGGTGTCTCTGGGATAAAAAACAGACAAAGGAAGATATCGCAAAATACCTGCTGGAGGAAACCTACGAACTCATCGATGCCATAGACAGCGGTTCTCCGCTAGCCCTCAAAGAAGAAATGGGGGATCTTCTTTTTCAGGTTCTTTTTCTGGCACGTATTGCAGAAGAAGCGGGTGAATTTAACCTCTCCGATGTTATGGAATATGTCGCGGAAAAGATGATAAGAAGGCACCCCCATGTCTTTGGAAATACAAAAGTTAAAAATATCGAGGAGATCAAGGCAAACTGGGAGGACATAAAGAAATATGCGGAAAACAGAAATGAAAAACCGTGCGGCATTTTTGACAGGATACCGCAATCGATGCCGTCTCTCCTCAGGGCACAAAAAATAACCGAGAACGCCTCCAAAGTCGGTTTTGACTGGAAAAAAACGGAAGAAGTCCTGGCTAAAATCGAAGAGGAACTCAGTGAATTCAAGGCTGCCCTGAAAACCAATAACGCAAAGTATATCAGGGAAGAAATTGGCGATCTTTTGTTTTCACTCGTAAATCTCTGTCGATTTGTGGATGTAAATGCCGAAGATGCTCTGAAGGCCTCTCTTGAGAAATTTACCGACAGATTCTCTTACGTCCAAAAAAAGCTCACGGAGCAGGGAAAGAGTCTTACCGAGGCATCACTCGAAGAGATGGATGATCTGTGGAATGAATCGAAATTAAAGGAATGACGATACAATGAAGTATTTTCTCTGTGTGTTGGGAATGGTTTTCATCATCGAAGGACTCCCCTACTTTGCCTTCCCGGAGAAGATCAAGACTTATCTCATGAAATTACAGGAAATGCCTGACTCGACCCTGAGGCTCTTCGGGTTATCTGCAATTATAACGGGGCTTTTTCTCGTGTTTTTCGGAAGAAGTTGAGAGATGAGATTAAAGGATTTCGACTACTATCTTCCGGAAAAGCTTATCGCCCAGCGCCCCTGTGATCTAAGGGACCATTCCCGGATGATGGTCGTCAGGAGAAAAACCGAAGAGGTTGATTGTAAAGTATTTCATAACTTCCCGGACTATTTACAAAAAGGCGATGTTCTGGTTATTAACGATTCAAAAGTAATTCCGGCGCGGCTCATTGGAAAAAAGGAAACAGGGGGAATGATCGAGATACTCCTTCTGTCAAGAAAATGCGAAGCTTCAGGACCGTTACCGACGTGGGAGGTATTATTAAGACCTGCAAAAAGAGTCCGTGTCGGAACCAGAATAGTGTTTGACGGCGATTGTGAAGCACGGGTTATCGACCGGGTGTCGGACAAAAAATGGATCGTCACATTTCTGATAAGCGTGGAGTTTGATCTTTTTCTGGAAAAATACGGAAGGGCACCTCTGCCTCCCTACATCAAACGAAACAAAGGCAGTGCAGAATCTCCTGAGGATATTGACAGATATCAGACAATCTATGCGAAGCGGCCCGGCTCGGTTGCTGCACCAACCGCGGGTTTGCATTTTTCTCAGAATATCCTCGACACACTCAAAAAAAACGGTGTACACATTGTCCCGGTTACACTCCACGTCGGTTACGGGACATTCCTCCCCATCGAGACAGATAGTGTTGAGAAGCATGTAATGGAAGAGGAGTTCTTCGAGATAACGAAAGAGGCAGCAGAGGTTATCAATGAAGCCAAAAGGGTCATTGCCGTAGGAACCACATCGACAAGGGTTATTGAATCGGCTGCTGACGAAACGGGGAGAATAAAGCACTTTTCCGCGTATACCGGACTTTTTATCTATCCCGGTTACCGCTTCAGAAGAGTTAATGCACTGATCACTAATTTTCATCTCCCCAGATCTTCTCTGTTCATGCTTGTGTGCGCATTTGCCGGCGGAGATTTGATGGTAAAAGCATACAATCAGGCAATAGAAAATCAGTTCCGCTTTTACAGTTATGGGGACTGTATGTTGATAGTATAAAATGAGGAGGCAGAATACAGGGGGCAGAATACAGAAGACAAAGTACTCAATAATTATTACTGATGCCTGACTCCTAAATGTTAGACGCGTATGATGTACCAATTTAAACTGCTCAAAAAAGACCCCACATCCGAGGCGCGCCTCGGAAAAATCTGTACACCCCATGGCGAGGTGAATACCCCCGTTTTTATGCCGGTAGCCACCCAAGGTACTGTAAAGTCTCTCGTCCCTGAAACGGTGAGGGATCTTGGAGCCGAAATGATCCTCTCAAACACCTACCACCTCTATTTGAGGCCCGGTCATGATATTATTAAAGAATTCGGAGGTCTCCACAAATTTATGAACTGGAACTCTCCTATCCTGACCGACAGCGGCGGTTTTCAGGTATACAGCCTCGGGGCCATGAGAAAAATAACGGACGACGGGGTAATTTTTCAATCGCACATTGATGGGTCCCGGCATTTCATAAGTCCGGAGCTGGCGGTTGAGATTCAGGAGGCTCTCGGTTCAGATATCATGATGTGTTTCGACGAATGCACACCCTACCCTGCCAGCTTTGAAGAGGCGGAAAAATCTCTCGAATTGACTGTTAATTGGGCCAGGAAGTGTAAAAACAGTAAGAAAAATGATCATCAGGCCCTCTTCGGAATCATTCAGGGTGGAATTTATCCTGACCTCAGGAAGCGGGCGGTAGAAGATATATCGGCAAATATCGGCTTTGACGGCTATGCCCTGGGCGGGTTGAGCGTGGGAGAACCGAAAGAAGACATGTTGAGTATCACTAAACTGATCACCCCTTTGCTTCCCGAGGATAAACCAAGGTATCTGATGGGTGCGGGAACGCCGGAAGACATTGTTGCGTGTGTGAGT from Deltaproteobacteria bacterium encodes:
- a CDS encoding YtxH domain-containing protein; this translates as MSNRVDDFIKGLLVGGLIGAVIGILYAPKSGKETREDISRKAEELMEKAKEEYEQALEKSKKAYDAAVSRLKQLESSAKEKVGEMEEKVEGLAERGKDTLLDTKGRLKKAIDAGVEAFKEEKEKA
- a CDS encoding DUF948 domain-containing protein yields the protein MFLEISVAILSIVFLLIAVLSIPFLLQIWRTAKGITETLHMLNESLPGILKNLEEITANINKATHTVNEQIEGLSLVARRIQGLMSIVLDVENILRAAVRLPVFKTLRNALAVATGVKAFMKVFFSSRRSE
- the tgt gene encoding tRNA guanosine(34) transglycosylase Tgt, with translation MMYQFKLLKKDPTSEARLGKICTPHGEVNTPVFMPVATQGTVKSLVPETVRDLGAEMILSNTYHLYLRPGHDIIKEFGGLHKFMNWNSPILTDSGGFQVYSLGAMRKITDDGVIFQSHIDGSRHFISPELAVEIQEALGSDIMMCFDECTPYPASFEEAEKSLELTVNWARKCKNSKKNDHQALFGIIQGGIYPDLRKRAVEDISANIGFDGYALGGLSVGEPKEDMLSITKLITPLLPEDKPRYLMGAGTPEDIVACVSYGIDMFDCVIPTRCARNGLLFTNHEKVVIKHARYRNDNLPVDSTCDCYTCRNYSRAYLRHLYMAKEILAMILNTIHNIRYYMHLMERIRAAIGDGRYQVFKKEFLNSCQLSADS
- the queA gene encoding tRNA preQ1(34) S-adenosylmethionine ribosyltransferase-isomerase QueA, whose product is MRLKDFDYYLPEKLIAQRPCDLRDHSRMMVVRRKTEEVDCKVFHNFPDYLQKGDVLVINDSKVIPARLIGKKETGGMIEILLLSRKCEASGPLPTWEVLLRPAKRVRVGTRIVFDGDCEARVIDRVSDKKWIVTFLISVEFDLFLEKYGRAPLPPYIKRNKGSAESPEDIDRYQTIYAKRPGSVAAPTAGLHFSQNILDTLKKNGVHIVPVTLHVGYGTFLPIETDSVEKHVMEEEFFEITKEAAEVINEAKRVIAVGTTSTRVIESAADETGRIKHFSAYTGLFIYPGYRFRRVNALITNFHLPRSSLFMLVCAFAGGDLMVKAYNQAIENQFRFYSYGDCMLIV
- the mazG gene encoding nucleoside triphosphate pyrophosphohydrolase, which gives rise to MKKTSCQAEAALKRLLEIIQTLRSPDGCLWDKKQTKEDIAKYLLEETYELIDAIDSGSPLALKEEMGDLLFQVLFLARIAEEAGEFNLSDVMEYVAEKMIRRHPHVFGNTKVKNIEEIKANWEDIKKYAENRNEKPCGIFDRIPQSMPSLLRAQKITENASKVGFDWKKTEEVLAKIEEELSEFKAALKTNNAKYIREEIGDLLFSLVNLCRFVDVNAEDALKASLEKFTDRFSYVQKKLTEQGKSLTEASLEEMDDLWNESKLKE
- a CDS encoding DUF2065 domain-containing protein is translated as MKYFLCVLGMVFIIEGLPYFAFPEKIKTYLMKLQEMPDSTLRLFGLSAIITGLFLVFFGRS